A segment of the Coffea arabica cultivar ET-39 chromosome 8c, Coffea Arabica ET-39 HiFi, whole genome shotgun sequence genome:
GtgatttaatttttaataagctggtaattatattgttatttaaaacaaaaagtgaaaattaatattcatatttcaaaaataaataaaatataataatCAAATTATTTAAATAAGTACATAAGTTATTcataatatacaaaaaaaaaagtcaaagttcCTTGTATAAAGCAACAAATAGTATTTtgcaaataaacaaaataaatgtataaatatgtaATCCTCAATAATAGATTTCAGGATAATTAAGTCAAATTTACACATATTTTATTCCATTTTGTCATTTAAAAATTGATTATACTAAATATTAGAAATGAAAAGCGTATTTCATGCACTAAACCAAGTTAGTTCTTTTGCcaagttaaataccaaaaagCCCTTTGTGATTTGTTGAATATTGAACTTGACTGCATACGGTTCATAAACTTACATTCTAACTTTCATTGGTTTTAACTAAATTGAAatgtagacaaaaaaaaaaaacctttaaaTTAACAATTGCAcgtgaaatatcaaaattgtccttTATAAAATAGTAGGATTAATTGTCAAAATGCTTTTGGTTTGTCAAATGTTCAACTTAACCTTTTATAATTCGAAAATCTACATATTAGCTCCTCATAATTTTAACTAAATTGAATTCGTCACATTAGCAATTGTTAAAGGATTCTCCtaacaattgaaattcatcacATTGGCATTCTCTTAATCCTCGTAGTTGTTAAAGGATTCATTGCAATTGTTATCACAAGGTGTTAAATTGCAAGTTTTTGAACTATATAGAGTTAAATATATAGTTATTAAAGAATTTATTGAAATTGTTTATCACGGTGGACTAGAATATAGGCCTACGAAGTTGTTCAATAACTCATTGAGATTATTTATGACAAAGGTTTGAAATATAAATTTTTGAACCACAGAGAGATAAGAAAGAACGTAGTTGTTaaaggatttattgaaattatttatcattttttttttacctcaaGGATAGAAACCCGCACACACACTTACACTCAGTAGACGCAGAGAGCATCGAGAAACCGGCCCAACAGAGCAATCTAAGGGGGACTCACAGAGAAACCCTATCCAGCCAATTGGTGAAATTATTTATCATTAGAGAGCTAGATATGTAGGTTTGTAAATTACTGGGGATTAGCTAGAATATTCGACAAATCATAAAGATTTATTGGTATTTAATCCAATTATTTATAAACAGTAATCGTGACATTTTACATGCAACCTCAATTTAGACGGTTTCTGTCCAAATTTCAATTTAATTAAAATCGAGAGAAAGTTATAGTATTGTCTGCAAATTACAGGGAGCTAAGTTGAACTTTCAGTGAATTACATGGACTTTTTAGTATTTAACCCTTCTTTTGCCTCCGTCGTTTTATCAAACATGGAAAAGgcggcagcagcagcagctgcTGGGCTGAGGGGGGACTCTGCAAGCTTGCACTTTGCAGGGGGAGGATTGCTCAGGACCCCATCAGATCGCTCAGAAAACAAACTGAGACGCCTTAATTAAGCCCAATCTCCATTTTATTACTGCAATTTCACCTTAGGAttgcaagaaaggaaaaagaaaaaaaaaacatggagACGCCATCTGAAGGCAGCAGCGAGGAGTCCATGACTGCCGTCAAGCAGGTCCGCAAGCAGCTAGAATCCCGTGTGGAGACCTTACACAACGCTCAGCTAAACCTCATCGCCTCTCTCCAAACCCTAGTCCCCGACCTCGTCTCCTCTCTCGACCTCTCTCTCAAAGCTATCTCTTCCTTCAACTCCCGCCCCTTTTCTCCCCTTCCCAACCCCCTTCCCAACCCTAACGCTAACGCTAACAACCTCAACCTTCCCAAATTGCCCCCTCGCATTCCACCTCTCTCTCAGGATCCCAACTCCGACTCCGACAAGTTTCTCATCGACGACGCCGGTGGGCCCCTCTCCCTCGTCAGGTCCATGGTCGCTGTTTGCTTGCTCGAGAGGGTGCCCTTTACCCCGATTGATTCCTCTACGGTTTTGAGGAAGCTCGAGAATGATCAGTCTGCCACGCCCGCCGAGCGGGCCGCGCTCAGGGACCTCGGAGGCGAGTCCGGGGCCATTTTGGCGGTGGAGATGGCCTTGCGCTCCATGGTCGAGGAGAATGGGGGAGTTGTGGACCTGGAGGAGTTTGTGGTCAGTGGCAAGTCTAGGGTTATGGTGATGAATATTGATAGGACTCGCCTGTTGAAAGAGTTGCCGGAAAGTAAGCAGCAGAGCGATTCAAATTCCGACCAGAAAAGTCGAGGTCTTGAGGGCCCCAGGAATGGGGGTGATGTTGTCAGTAGTAGTGGTGGAGGTTTTGGAATGGGGAGGCCAATGCCGGATATGTGGATGGGAGGGCCGGGAATGCCACCTGTGTTTCCTTCCGGAGGAGGAGTGGGGCCGAGGGGTGGTGGTCCGAGAGGGATGGCTGGGATTATGGGGGTCCCTAGAGGTGTTGGCGTGCCGCCTCCTATGCAGAGACCTCCCATGGGGTCGAATGGACCTGTGGGCGGCCCGGGTGCCATTGCTCTGAAGCCAAGGACCGAGGAGGATGATATGAAGGATCTTGAGGCTTTGTTGAATAAGAAGAGCTTTAGGGAAATGCAGAAGTCTAAAACCGGAGAGGAGCTTTTGGACCTCATTCACAGGCCCACTGCTAGGGAAACTGCTGTGGCTGCAAAGGTTAGTTTCTTTCTTAGATCATGACAAGGCTTTAGGACTCCCTAATAGCTCTTAAGTAAGTtgctttcttgacttttaaGCGTCCTTAATGAGTTATGTGATTGCCCTGATTTTGTTTCAGTTCAAAAGCAAAGGTGGTTCCCAAGTAAAGGAGTACTGCTCAGCTTTGACAAAGGAAGATTGCCGACGGCAATCTGGTTCTTATATTGCTTGTGAAAAGGTTACTCTTTTGAGTCTATTTCCTTGTATTCTTTTGTCATATTGCTCTAGTTGAGATGATTCTACTTAAGttccatattttttgaaggatttCTAAAAGTAAAGGTACTTGATGTTTTAGGTTCATTTTCGGAGGATAATTGCTCCGCATACTGATGTTAACTTGGGTGACTGCTCTTTTCTTGATACTTGTCGTCACATGAAGGTGAATTCAATTTTTGCTTTATATCTTAATACCAACAATGGGATACCTGAAATGTCTGTCATGTTACTGATGCTCACTATCCATGGCAGACTTGCAAATACGTGCATTATGAGCTTGACTCAACACCAGATATGTCACCAATGGGACCAGGGGCATTACCCCCTGCCAAACCATTGAAGCCTCAACGGGCTGACTATTGTTCAGAAGTAGAGCTTGGTGAAGCTCAATGGATCAATTGTGACATACGCTCATTTAGAATGGATATTCTAGGTCAATTTGGAGTTATCATGGCTGATCCACCATGGGACATTCATATGGAATTGCCCTATGGGACAATGGCTGATGATGAAATGCGTACCCTCAATGTTCCTGCTCTGCAGACTGATGGTCTGATTTTTCTGTGGGTAACTGGACGTGCAATGGAGCTAGGGCGTGAGTGGTATGTCATATTTAGAAAtgattttccttgctttctttAGGATATGAAAGTCGTTGCCACTGGTGTGATGCCAAAAAAGTTTAGTGCCATCCTTATTTGTTGGTCAAAAAATGTGCTTACTAAAAAGTGAGAGAAATCATCTGAACTTGCCATATTGAGGTAGGGTTGAGTAATTGCTCTTGTAACTTCGGCTTCTCAAAATGAGAATCCGATTGTTGTATCATCCAATTTTTTCTCAATGATGATATTTTTCCAGTCGTGGTGCAATAGATTTGTCTTGAATGATCAAGATATCATTCAGCATTTATGTTTACTTTCTAAGATTTGTCTTTCATTTAGATGTTATTGTGTTCTGCATTTTCAATTTGCCAAAAAGGCAAAGATAGAACTATGTGCTTCAATGTAAATTGTCACTAGAAACTCAAGAATTTTATCGTCATCTTGCAGTTTGGAACTCTGGGGGTACAAGCGTGTTGAGGAGATTATCTGGGTGAAGACGAATCAACTTCAACGGATTATCAGAACAGGCCGGACAGGCCATTGGCTGAATCACAGTAAGGAGCATTGCCTTGTTGGGATAAAAGGCAATCCAGAAGTAAATCGAAACATTGACACTGATGTCATTGTTGCGGAGGTCCGAGAGACAAGTCGGAAGCCAGATGAGGTTAGTTGAGTTACACCTTTGATGGCAAGGGAggggaaaaattgaaaagatatGTATATCTGTgggggtgtgtgtgtgttatCATATATCCTGCTCTTCTGCAAATTGGTCCGTTTTTCCTGTTTTAGTGGATACACTTGCAAAggaagggagaaaaaaaatttcttattcttatttttgttcTGTGTTGTGATTCATAAATTTCTGAGGCTAATTGGTGCCTATCATATTATTCAGATGTATCCCATGCTGGAGAGGATAATGCCAAGGGCAAGAAAGCTGGAGTTATTTGCTCGAATGCATAATTGTCATGCAGGGTATTTGATCATGATTTCTAGAACATTTTTGAGATTGTCAAACAGATATGCAtctgaggttttttttttttcgcttaATATGCATCTAAGGGTATCTTCTTTTTTAGGAAACTAGGTAACAGGAATCATTAAGTTGCTTTAAAAGCTCTGCTGGTAACGCTTACATGTCTTCTTCAGGTGGATGGCACTGGGTAACCAGTTGAATGGTGTACGGCTTGTTGATGAAGGCCTTCGAGCGAGGTTCAAGGC
Coding sequences within it:
- the LOC113707074 gene encoding N(6)-adenosine-methyltransferase MT-A70-like yields the protein METPSEGSSEESMTAVKQVRKQLESRVETLHNAQLNLIASLQTLVPDLVSSLDLSLKAISSFNSRPFSPLPNPLPNPNANANNLNLPKLPPRIPPLSQDPNSDSDKFLIDDAGGPLSLVRSMVAVCLLERVPFTPIDSSTVLRKLENDQSATPAERAALRDLGGESGAILAVEMALRSMVEENGGVVDLEEFVVSGKSRVMVMNIDRTRLLKELPESKQQSDSNSDQKSRGLEGPRNGGDVVSSSGGGFGMGRPMPDMWMGGPGMPPVFPSGGGVGPRGGGPRGMAGIMGVPRGVGVPPPMQRPPMGSNGPVGGPGAIALKPRTEEDDMKDLEALLNKKSFREMQKSKTGEELLDLIHRPTARETAVAAKFKSKGGSQVKEYCSALTKEDCRRQSGSYIACEKVHFRRIIAPHTDVNLGDCSFLDTCRHMKTCKYVHYELDSTPDMSPMGPGALPPAKPLKPQRADYCSEVELGEAQWINCDIRSFRMDILGQFGVIMADPPWDIHMELPYGTMADDEMRTLNVPALQTDGLIFLWVTGRAMELGRECLELWGYKRVEEIIWVKTNQLQRIIRTGRTGHWLNHSKEHCLVGIKGNPEVNRNIDTDVIVAEVRETSRKPDEMYPMLERIMPRARKLELFARMHNCHAGWMALGNQLNGVRLVDEGLRARFKAAYPDVEVQPASPPRASSSAMDVDLNAAQVRNPFAAGELKTSGTPYVEATAPGLAHASQEKPTSPDVGLIS